The Rhododendron vialii isolate Sample 1 chromosome 6a, ASM3025357v1 genome includes a window with the following:
- the LOC131330662 gene encoding NEDD8-activating enzyme E1 regulatory subunit AXR1-like, with translation MVEAKTKYDRQLRIWGEQGQAALEKASICLLNCGPTGSETLKNLVLGGIGSITVVDGSKVEVGDLGNNFMVDESSVGESKAKTVCTFLQELNDAVKAKFIEEYPKALIETNPSFFSQFTLVVATQLVEDSVVKLERICREANVMLIFARSYGLTGFIRICVKEHTVIESKPDHFLDDLRLNNPWPELRSFAETIDLDVPDPVVHKHTPYVVILVKMAAEWAQTHGGRLPSTREEKKEFKELIRARMRAFDEDNYKEAMDASFKVFAARGISSNLQRILSDSCADVDSNSSDFWVMVAALKDFIDREGEAPLEGSIPDMTSSTELYVTLQKIYQAKAEADFFAIEQNVGDILKKIGRDPDSISKAVVKSFCKNARKLTVCRYRPLEDEFNSPVLPELQKYLTDEDYSIAVGFYILLRAVDRFASNYNSFPGQFDGEMDEEISRLKTSTVGLLSDLGCNGSTLTEDLINEMCRYGAAELHAVAAFVGGIASQEVIKLITRQFVPMSGTFIFNGIDHKSQLLSL, from the exons GATCTGGGGTGAGCAAGGACAGGCTGCCCTTGAGAAAGCAAGTATATGTTTGCTCAACTGTGGTCCTACTGGTTCTGAAACATTAAAAAATCTTGTTCTTGGCGGGATTGGAAGTATCACTGTTGTCGATGGTTCTAAAGTTGAAGTGGGCGACCTTGGAAATAACTTTATGG TGGACGAATCAAGTGTTGGGGAATCAAAGGCAAAAACTGTGTGCACCTTTCTTCAGGAGCTAAATGATGCAGTAAAAGCGAAATTTATAGAAGAGTATCCAAAGGCATTAATTGAGACGAATCCATCATTCTTTTCACAGTTTACCTTGGTGGTAGCCACCCAG CTAGTGGAGGATTCAGTGGTGAAATTGGAAAGAATCTGTCGTGAAGCAAATGTCATGTTGATATTCGCACGCTCATATGGCCTCACTGGGTTTATTCGTATTTGTGTTAAG GAACATACAGTCATTGAGTCAAAGCCTGATCACTTTCTAGATGATCTCCGGCTAAACAACCCCTGGCCTGAGCTGAGGAG TTTTGCAGAAACAATTGACTTGGACGTGCCTGATCCTGTTGTCCATAAGCACACACCATATGTTGTCATTCTTGTCAAGATGGCAGCTGAGTGGGCCCAAACACATGGTGGAAGACTTCCATCAAccagagaagagaaaaaagagttCAAG GAACTAATTAGAGCCAGGATGAGAGCATTTGATGAAGACAATTATAAAGAAGCGATGGATGCCTCATTTAAAGTCTTTGCTGCTCGTGGAATTA GTTCAAATCTACAACGGATACTTAGCGATAGTTGTGCTGATGTTGATTCGAATTCATCTGATTTTTGGGTGATGGTGGCAGCTCTAAAG GATTTTATAGACCGCGAGGGGGAGGCACCTCTTGAGGGATCAATACCGGATATGACATCTTCTACTGA GTTATATGTTACCCTGCAGAAGATCTACCAAGCCAAGGCTGAGGCTGATTTTTTCGCTATTGAGCAAAATGTTGGTGATATTTTAAAGAAAATTGGTAGAGATCCTGATAGTATCTCAAAGGCAGTTGTAAAAAGCTTCTGCAAAAATGCCAGGAAACTCACA GTATGCAGATATCGTCCCCTGGAGGATGAATTCAACTCTCCAGTCCTACCAGAGTTGCAGAAGTATCTAACAGATGAAGACTACAG TATCGCTGTAGGGTTCTATATTCTGCTTCGAGCTGTTGACCGGTTTGCCTCGAACTATAACAGTTTTCCTGGCCAATTTGATGG AGAGATGGATGAGGAGATATCTCGACTGAAGACTTCCACTGTTGGCCTGCTTAGCGACTTAGGTTGCAATGGCTCGACGCTGACAGAGGACCTTATCAATGAAATGTGCAGATATGGTGCTGCAGAGCTCCATGCAGTGGCTGCCTTCGTTGGGGGAATCGCATCGCAGGAAGTTATAAAG CTGATCACAAGGCAATTTGTTCCAATGTCCGGAACGTTCATCTTCAACGGCATTGACCACAAGTCTCAATTGTTGTCACTATAA
- the LOC131330650 gene encoding protein RRP6-like 3 isoform X2 gives MEYREKIKLGFTIACLTVISIFLTTQYRKHRKQKRQSQTTTCYLKTEPKPQNSFKRVLADNSYSPFKHLNNKECNGHPYKTEIEALLRSPRVEFDEGNVDLELKESYVWIETEFQLEELVGVLSKERVFAVDTEQHSLRSFLGFTALIQISTRGEDYLVDTIALHDVMGILRSIFANSAICKVFHGADNDVLWLQRDFHIYVVNLFDTAKACEVLSKPQKSLAYLLETYCGVATNKQLQREDWRQRPLPVEMVQYARTDAHFLLDIARCLASELMQQDSENSACPDDKFRFVLEASRRSNAICLQLFSKEIEAFPGESAASSIMSRNLNDQGGLSPHCQDKQFQDLVQRLCAWRDLMARMHDESLRCVLSDHAIVALAHRVPTAETEIYDTISQADLDNDSLNLQSPSSVICSHLEDFDYLFHDDMNNLEDLFLLILQKHLGPNGSCPLSVYNYALLSRTNLKLTNMLVSKKNGFARAKQAGKKASRQLFVQKFSCKAPVYHNCRIYANDGRLLCYCDRRKLEWYLHRDLAKLVEEDPPAIMLLFEPKGRPEDEGNDFYIQGKKNICVGCGEGNHYLRYRIIPSCYRMHFPEHLKSHRSHDIVLLCVDCHEVAHAAAEKYKRQIATEFGIPLFVRKVVDYTQEQDVFGSSATVEEAGVSPLQLRTAAMALLRHGPRMPSERREELMQIVSKYYGGKEISKEDLEKALLVGMSPHERRRLRKKKGLALKETNGDVFPEEDSRGDMVMCATVDVSNTYTIIGPHAYTGENCSKEGSNLMMAEDLDVSGLSLRPDSEVNGEILNADNGDINLDGTRVSESKCVSIMDAYFNESGGPSSGTVDLVHHRTEGTILPKHSSKLSLLGHGPHGKQVVDHLLKEYGEDGIRQFCQKWRQVFVEAIHPRFLPAGWDVMHRI, from the exons ATGGAATACAGGGAGAAAATCAAACTCGGATTCACTATCGCTTGCCTTACAGTCATCTCCATCTTCCTCACCACGCAGTACCGAAAGCACCGAAAACAAAAACGACAATCTCAAACCACTACCTGTTACCTGAAAACAGAACCAAAGCCTCAGAACTCTTTCAAGCGAGTCTTGGCCGACAACTCCTACTCCCCATTCAAGCACCTCAACAACAAAG aGTGTAATGGACATCCGTATAAGACGGAAATCGAGGCTTTGTTGAGGAGTCCTCGAGTCGAATTTGACGAAGGAAATGTGGACTTGGAGTTGAAGGAGTCGTATGTTTGGATTGAGACTGAGTTTCAGTTGGAGGAACTGGTTGGTGTGTTGAGTAAAGAAAGAGTTTTTGCTGTTGATACTGAGCAGCATAGCTTGCGGTCATTCTTAGGGTTTACTGCTCTTATACAA ATATCGACTCGGGGAGAGGATTATCTGGTGGACACAATAGCTCTGCACGATGTTATGGGAATTCTTCGTTCCATTTTTGCCAATTCTGCAATTTGCAAG GTGTTTCATGGGGCAGACAATGATGTTCTCTGGCTGCAAAGAGATTTCCATATTTATGTGGTTAATCTATTTGATACTGCAAAG GCTTGTGAGGTGTTATCAAAGCCCCAAAAGTCCTTGGCTTACCTACTCGAAACCTACTGTGGTGTTGCCACAAACAAACAGTTACAG CGTGAAGACTGGAGGCAGCGTCCTCTGCCAGTAGAAATGGTGCAATATGCTCGAACAGATGCACATTTTTTGTTAGATATCGCACGTTGTCTTGCTTCCGAGCTAATGCAACAGGACAGTG AAAATTCAGCTTGTCCCGATGACAAATTCCGTTTTGTTCTCGAGGCCAGCCGGCGCTCAAATGCAATCTGTCTGCAACTTTTCTCCAAAGAGATTGAAGCTTTTCCAGGGGAGTCTGCTGCTTCATCAATTATGTCGCGTAATTTGAATGATCAAGGAGGTCTTTCACCACACTGTCAGGACAAGCAG TTTCAGGATCTTGTGCAACGGTTGTGCGCCTGGAGGGATCTAATG GCGCGCATGCATGACGAGAGCTTGAGATGTGTGTTATCAGACCATGCTATTGTTGCTCTTGCACACAGAGTACCCACAGCTGAGACAGAAATATATGACACCATATCCCAAGCTGATCTAGACAATGATTCCTTGAATCTCCAATCTCCATCATCTGTGATTTGCAGTCATTTGGAAGACTTTGATTATTTGTTCCATGACGATATGAACAACTTGGAGGATCTTTTTCTGCTGATTCTTCAAAAGCACTTGGGTCCAAATGGGAGCTGCCCTCTGTCTGTTTATAATTATGCTCTGTTATCGAGAACTAACCTTAAATTAACAAATATGTTGgtttcaaagaaaaatggattTGCCAGAGCAAAACAAGCTGGTAAGAAGGCATCTCGACAACTATTTGTTCAGAAATTTTCCTGCAAAGCTCCCGTTTATCATAACTGTAGGATCTATGCAAATGATGGACGTTTACTATGCTACTGTGATCGCAGAAAGCTTGAGTG GTATCTTCACAGAGATCTTGCAAAACTTGTTGAGGAGGATCCACCTGCCATAATGCTTCTATTTGAACCTAAAGGTCGTCCAGAAGATGAGGGCAATGACTTCTACATCCAGGGCAAGAAAAATATATGTGTTGGGTGTGGTGAAGGAAATCACTATTTGCGCTACAGAATAATCCCATCTTGTTATAGAATGCACTTTCCGGAGCATTTGAAAAGTCATCGTTCTCATGATATTGTATTACTTTGTGTGGACTGTCATGAAGTTGCCCATGCTGCTGCTGAGAAGTATAAGAGACAGATTGCTACAGAATTTGGAATACCACTTTTTGTTCGTAAAGTAGTTGATTATACACAAGAACAAGATGTTTTTGGGTCATCTGCTACCGTTGAGGAGGCAGGTGTTTCTCCTCTGCAGTTGCGAACAGCTGCTATGGCTCTCCTTCGCCATGGCCCAAGAATGCCATCCGAACGCCGCGAGGAATTGATGCAG ATTGTATCAAAGTATTATGGAGGGAAGGAAATATCCAAGGAAGATCTGGAAAAAGCTTTGCTAGTTGGAATGAGTCCTCATGAGAGGAGACGACTTCGGAAAAAGAAGGGGTTGGCATTAAAGGAGACTAATGGGGATGTTTTTCCGGAGGAGGATAGTCGTGGTGACATGGTAATGTGTGCCACTGTAGATGTATCAAACACATATACTATAATCGGTCCACATGCTTATACTGGAGAAAATTGTAGCAAAGAAGGCAGTAACCTTATGATGGCTGAGGATTTGGATGTAAGCGGCCTCTCCTTGCGTCCTGATTCAGAGGTTAATGGAGAAATATTGAATGCCGATAATGGTGACATAAACCTTGATGGAACTAGAGTTTCTGAAAGTAAATGCGTATCCATTATGGATGCTTATTTCAATGAAAGTGGCGGTCCATCAAGTGGGACAGTAGATTTAGTCCACCATAGAACTGAAGGAACTATCTTACCTAAACACAGCTCAAAGCTTTCACTACTGGGACATGGACCACATGGAAAACAAGTAGTGGATCATCTGCTGAAAGAATATGGGGAAGATGGAATTCGACAGTTTTGCCAGAAATGGAGACAAGTTTTTGTTGAAGCCATTCATCCCCGTTTTTTACCTGCTGGCTGGGATGTAATGCACAG GATTTGA
- the LOC131330650 gene encoding protein RRP6-like 3 isoform X1 — protein sequence MEYREKIKLGFTIACLTVISIFLTTQYRKHRKQKRQSQTTTCYLKTEPKPQNSFKRVLADNSYSPFKHLNNKECNGHPYKTEIEALLRSPRVEFDEGNVDLELKESYVWIETEFQLEELVGVLSKERVFAVDTEQHSLRSFLGFTALIQISTRGEDYLVDTIALHDVMGILRSIFANSAICKVFHGADNDVLWLQRDFHIYVVNLFDTAKACEVLSKPQKSLAYLLETYCGVATNKQLQREDWRQRPLPVEMVQYARTDAHFLLDIARCLASELMQQDSENSACPDDKFRFVLEASRRSNAICLQLFSKEIEAFPGESAASSIMSRNLNDQGGLSPHCQDKQFQDLVQRLCAWRDLMARMHDESLRCVLSDHAIVALAHRVPTAETEIYDTISQADLDNDSLNLQSPSSVICSHLEDFDYLFHDDMNNLEDLFLLILQKHLGPNGSCPLSVYNYALLSRTNLKLTNMLVSKKNGFARAKQAGKKASRQLFVQKFSCKAPVYHNCRIYANDGRLLCYCDRRKLEWYLHRDLAKLVEEDPPAIMLLFEPKGRPEDEGNDFYIQGKKNICVGCGEGNHYLRYRIIPSCYRMHFPEHLKSHRSHDIVLLCVDCHEVAHAAAEKYKRQIATEFGIPLFVRKVVDYTQEQDVFGSSATVEEAGVSPLQLRTAAMALLRHGPRMPSERREELMQIVSKYYGGKEISKEDLEKALLVGMSPHERRRLRKKKGLALKETNGDVFPEEDSRGDMVMCATVDVSNTYTIIGPHAYTGENCSKEGSNLMMAEDLDVSGLSLRPDSEVNGEILNADNGDINLDGTRVSESKCVSIMDAYFNESGGPSSGTVDLVHHRTEGTILPKHSSKLSLLGHGPHGKQVVDHLLKEYGEDGIRQFCQKWRQVFVEAIHPRFLPAGWDVMHSGRRDFGDFSVYNPAKRASAAATN from the exons ATGGAATACAGGGAGAAAATCAAACTCGGATTCACTATCGCTTGCCTTACAGTCATCTCCATCTTCCTCACCACGCAGTACCGAAAGCACCGAAAACAAAAACGACAATCTCAAACCACTACCTGTTACCTGAAAACAGAACCAAAGCCTCAGAACTCTTTCAAGCGAGTCTTGGCCGACAACTCCTACTCCCCATTCAAGCACCTCAACAACAAAG aGTGTAATGGACATCCGTATAAGACGGAAATCGAGGCTTTGTTGAGGAGTCCTCGAGTCGAATTTGACGAAGGAAATGTGGACTTGGAGTTGAAGGAGTCGTATGTTTGGATTGAGACTGAGTTTCAGTTGGAGGAACTGGTTGGTGTGTTGAGTAAAGAAAGAGTTTTTGCTGTTGATACTGAGCAGCATAGCTTGCGGTCATTCTTAGGGTTTACTGCTCTTATACAA ATATCGACTCGGGGAGAGGATTATCTGGTGGACACAATAGCTCTGCACGATGTTATGGGAATTCTTCGTTCCATTTTTGCCAATTCTGCAATTTGCAAG GTGTTTCATGGGGCAGACAATGATGTTCTCTGGCTGCAAAGAGATTTCCATATTTATGTGGTTAATCTATTTGATACTGCAAAG GCTTGTGAGGTGTTATCAAAGCCCCAAAAGTCCTTGGCTTACCTACTCGAAACCTACTGTGGTGTTGCCACAAACAAACAGTTACAG CGTGAAGACTGGAGGCAGCGTCCTCTGCCAGTAGAAATGGTGCAATATGCTCGAACAGATGCACATTTTTTGTTAGATATCGCACGTTGTCTTGCTTCCGAGCTAATGCAACAGGACAGTG AAAATTCAGCTTGTCCCGATGACAAATTCCGTTTTGTTCTCGAGGCCAGCCGGCGCTCAAATGCAATCTGTCTGCAACTTTTCTCCAAAGAGATTGAAGCTTTTCCAGGGGAGTCTGCTGCTTCATCAATTATGTCGCGTAATTTGAATGATCAAGGAGGTCTTTCACCACACTGTCAGGACAAGCAG TTTCAGGATCTTGTGCAACGGTTGTGCGCCTGGAGGGATCTAATG GCGCGCATGCATGACGAGAGCTTGAGATGTGTGTTATCAGACCATGCTATTGTTGCTCTTGCACACAGAGTACCCACAGCTGAGACAGAAATATATGACACCATATCCCAAGCTGATCTAGACAATGATTCCTTGAATCTCCAATCTCCATCATCTGTGATTTGCAGTCATTTGGAAGACTTTGATTATTTGTTCCATGACGATATGAACAACTTGGAGGATCTTTTTCTGCTGATTCTTCAAAAGCACTTGGGTCCAAATGGGAGCTGCCCTCTGTCTGTTTATAATTATGCTCTGTTATCGAGAACTAACCTTAAATTAACAAATATGTTGgtttcaaagaaaaatggattTGCCAGAGCAAAACAAGCTGGTAAGAAGGCATCTCGACAACTATTTGTTCAGAAATTTTCCTGCAAAGCTCCCGTTTATCATAACTGTAGGATCTATGCAAATGATGGACGTTTACTATGCTACTGTGATCGCAGAAAGCTTGAGTG GTATCTTCACAGAGATCTTGCAAAACTTGTTGAGGAGGATCCACCTGCCATAATGCTTCTATTTGAACCTAAAGGTCGTCCAGAAGATGAGGGCAATGACTTCTACATCCAGGGCAAGAAAAATATATGTGTTGGGTGTGGTGAAGGAAATCACTATTTGCGCTACAGAATAATCCCATCTTGTTATAGAATGCACTTTCCGGAGCATTTGAAAAGTCATCGTTCTCATGATATTGTATTACTTTGTGTGGACTGTCATGAAGTTGCCCATGCTGCTGCTGAGAAGTATAAGAGACAGATTGCTACAGAATTTGGAATACCACTTTTTGTTCGTAAAGTAGTTGATTATACACAAGAACAAGATGTTTTTGGGTCATCTGCTACCGTTGAGGAGGCAGGTGTTTCTCCTCTGCAGTTGCGAACAGCTGCTATGGCTCTCCTTCGCCATGGCCCAAGAATGCCATCCGAACGCCGCGAGGAATTGATGCAG ATTGTATCAAAGTATTATGGAGGGAAGGAAATATCCAAGGAAGATCTGGAAAAAGCTTTGCTAGTTGGAATGAGTCCTCATGAGAGGAGACGACTTCGGAAAAAGAAGGGGTTGGCATTAAAGGAGACTAATGGGGATGTTTTTCCGGAGGAGGATAGTCGTGGTGACATGGTAATGTGTGCCACTGTAGATGTATCAAACACATATACTATAATCGGTCCACATGCTTATACTGGAGAAAATTGTAGCAAAGAAGGCAGTAACCTTATGATGGCTGAGGATTTGGATGTAAGCGGCCTCTCCTTGCGTCCTGATTCAGAGGTTAATGGAGAAATATTGAATGCCGATAATGGTGACATAAACCTTGATGGAACTAGAGTTTCTGAAAGTAAATGCGTATCCATTATGGATGCTTATTTCAATGAAAGTGGCGGTCCATCAAGTGGGACAGTAGATTTAGTCCACCATAGAACTGAAGGAACTATCTTACCTAAACACAGCTCAAAGCTTTCACTACTGGGACATGGACCACATGGAAAACAAGTAGTGGATCATCTGCTGAAAGAATATGGGGAAGATGGAATTCGACAGTTTTGCCAGAAATGGAGACAAGTTTTTGTTGAAGCCATTCATCCCCGTTTTTTACCTGCTGGCTGGGATGTAATGCACAG TGGTAGAAGAGACTTCGGTGATTTCAGTGTATACAATCCTGCCAAGAGAGCTTCAGCTGCTGCTACGAATTAG
- the LOC131330650 gene encoding protein RRP6-like 3 isoform X3, whose translation MEYREKIKLGFTIACLTVISIFLTTQYRKHRKQKRQSQTTTCYLKTEPKPQNSFKRVLADNSYSPFKHLNNKECNGHPYKTEIEALLRSPRVEFDEGNVDLELKESYVWIETEFQLEELVGVLSKERVFAVDTEQHSLRSFLGFTALIQISTRGEDYLVDTIALHDVMGILRSIFANSAICKACEVLSKPQKSLAYLLETYCGVATNKQLQREDWRQRPLPVEMVQYARTDAHFLLDIARCLASELMQQDSENSACPDDKFRFVLEASRRSNAICLQLFSKEIEAFPGESAASSIMSRNLNDQGGLSPHCQDKQFQDLVQRLCAWRDLMARMHDESLRCVLSDHAIVALAHRVPTAETEIYDTISQADLDNDSLNLQSPSSVICSHLEDFDYLFHDDMNNLEDLFLLILQKHLGPNGSCPLSVYNYALLSRTNLKLTNMLVSKKNGFARAKQAGKKASRQLFVQKFSCKAPVYHNCRIYANDGRLLCYCDRRKLEWYLHRDLAKLVEEDPPAIMLLFEPKGRPEDEGNDFYIQGKKNICVGCGEGNHYLRYRIIPSCYRMHFPEHLKSHRSHDIVLLCVDCHEVAHAAAEKYKRQIATEFGIPLFVRKVVDYTQEQDVFGSSATVEEAGVSPLQLRTAAMALLRHGPRMPSERREELMQIVSKYYGGKEISKEDLEKALLVGMSPHERRRLRKKKGLALKETNGDVFPEEDSRGDMVMCATVDVSNTYTIIGPHAYTGENCSKEGSNLMMAEDLDVSGLSLRPDSEVNGEILNADNGDINLDGTRVSESKCVSIMDAYFNESGGPSSGTVDLVHHRTEGTILPKHSSKLSLLGHGPHGKQVVDHLLKEYGEDGIRQFCQKWRQVFVEAIHPRFLPAGWDVMHSGRRDFGDFSVYNPAKRASAAATN comes from the exons ATGGAATACAGGGAGAAAATCAAACTCGGATTCACTATCGCTTGCCTTACAGTCATCTCCATCTTCCTCACCACGCAGTACCGAAAGCACCGAAAACAAAAACGACAATCTCAAACCACTACCTGTTACCTGAAAACAGAACCAAAGCCTCAGAACTCTTTCAAGCGAGTCTTGGCCGACAACTCCTACTCCCCATTCAAGCACCTCAACAACAAAG aGTGTAATGGACATCCGTATAAGACGGAAATCGAGGCTTTGTTGAGGAGTCCTCGAGTCGAATTTGACGAAGGAAATGTGGACTTGGAGTTGAAGGAGTCGTATGTTTGGATTGAGACTGAGTTTCAGTTGGAGGAACTGGTTGGTGTGTTGAGTAAAGAAAGAGTTTTTGCTGTTGATACTGAGCAGCATAGCTTGCGGTCATTCTTAGGGTTTACTGCTCTTATACAA ATATCGACTCGGGGAGAGGATTATCTGGTGGACACAATAGCTCTGCACGATGTTATGGGAATTCTTCGTTCCATTTTTGCCAATTCTGCAATTTGCAAG GCTTGTGAGGTGTTATCAAAGCCCCAAAAGTCCTTGGCTTACCTACTCGAAACCTACTGTGGTGTTGCCACAAACAAACAGTTACAG CGTGAAGACTGGAGGCAGCGTCCTCTGCCAGTAGAAATGGTGCAATATGCTCGAACAGATGCACATTTTTTGTTAGATATCGCACGTTGTCTTGCTTCCGAGCTAATGCAACAGGACAGTG AAAATTCAGCTTGTCCCGATGACAAATTCCGTTTTGTTCTCGAGGCCAGCCGGCGCTCAAATGCAATCTGTCTGCAACTTTTCTCCAAAGAGATTGAAGCTTTTCCAGGGGAGTCTGCTGCTTCATCAATTATGTCGCGTAATTTGAATGATCAAGGAGGTCTTTCACCACACTGTCAGGACAAGCAG TTTCAGGATCTTGTGCAACGGTTGTGCGCCTGGAGGGATCTAATG GCGCGCATGCATGACGAGAGCTTGAGATGTGTGTTATCAGACCATGCTATTGTTGCTCTTGCACACAGAGTACCCACAGCTGAGACAGAAATATATGACACCATATCCCAAGCTGATCTAGACAATGATTCCTTGAATCTCCAATCTCCATCATCTGTGATTTGCAGTCATTTGGAAGACTTTGATTATTTGTTCCATGACGATATGAACAACTTGGAGGATCTTTTTCTGCTGATTCTTCAAAAGCACTTGGGTCCAAATGGGAGCTGCCCTCTGTCTGTTTATAATTATGCTCTGTTATCGAGAACTAACCTTAAATTAACAAATATGTTGgtttcaaagaaaaatggattTGCCAGAGCAAAACAAGCTGGTAAGAAGGCATCTCGACAACTATTTGTTCAGAAATTTTCCTGCAAAGCTCCCGTTTATCATAACTGTAGGATCTATGCAAATGATGGACGTTTACTATGCTACTGTGATCGCAGAAAGCTTGAGTG GTATCTTCACAGAGATCTTGCAAAACTTGTTGAGGAGGATCCACCTGCCATAATGCTTCTATTTGAACCTAAAGGTCGTCCAGAAGATGAGGGCAATGACTTCTACATCCAGGGCAAGAAAAATATATGTGTTGGGTGTGGTGAAGGAAATCACTATTTGCGCTACAGAATAATCCCATCTTGTTATAGAATGCACTTTCCGGAGCATTTGAAAAGTCATCGTTCTCATGATATTGTATTACTTTGTGTGGACTGTCATGAAGTTGCCCATGCTGCTGCTGAGAAGTATAAGAGACAGATTGCTACAGAATTTGGAATACCACTTTTTGTTCGTAAAGTAGTTGATTATACACAAGAACAAGATGTTTTTGGGTCATCTGCTACCGTTGAGGAGGCAGGTGTTTCTCCTCTGCAGTTGCGAACAGCTGCTATGGCTCTCCTTCGCCATGGCCCAAGAATGCCATCCGAACGCCGCGAGGAATTGATGCAG ATTGTATCAAAGTATTATGGAGGGAAGGAAATATCCAAGGAAGATCTGGAAAAAGCTTTGCTAGTTGGAATGAGTCCTCATGAGAGGAGACGACTTCGGAAAAAGAAGGGGTTGGCATTAAAGGAGACTAATGGGGATGTTTTTCCGGAGGAGGATAGTCGTGGTGACATGGTAATGTGTGCCACTGTAGATGTATCAAACACATATACTATAATCGGTCCACATGCTTATACTGGAGAAAATTGTAGCAAAGAAGGCAGTAACCTTATGATGGCTGAGGATTTGGATGTAAGCGGCCTCTCCTTGCGTCCTGATTCAGAGGTTAATGGAGAAATATTGAATGCCGATAATGGTGACATAAACCTTGATGGAACTAGAGTTTCTGAAAGTAAATGCGTATCCATTATGGATGCTTATTTCAATGAAAGTGGCGGTCCATCAAGTGGGACAGTAGATTTAGTCCACCATAGAACTGAAGGAACTATCTTACCTAAACACAGCTCAAAGCTTTCACTACTGGGACATGGACCACATGGAAAACAAGTAGTGGATCATCTGCTGAAAGAATATGGGGAAGATGGAATTCGACAGTTTTGCCAGAAATGGAGACAAGTTTTTGTTGAAGCCATTCATCCCCGTTTTTTACCTGCTGGCTGGGATGTAATGCACAG TGGTAGAAGAGACTTCGGTGATTTCAGTGTATACAATCCTGCCAAGAGAGCTTCAGCTGCTGCTACGAATTAG
- the LOC131330682 gene encoding probable protein S-acyltransferase 7, whose protein sequence is MDPLKPRPEETEISPEATESITLSVPPEVVCTDRPVNGDKNEVETHVVEGKSNILVSLRESLVGAKKVVQERWLKCFSSGRSDRTRAYQVWQGNNVFFCRGRLICGPDPRGLLLTAVSISLSSWIFTVYIARDFPNRPSLIIAFSVTLTLMVIVNLIAVSAIDPGIIPRNNQSDVEEIGTGDRTRRKRVTVNGMVVKLKYCRTCKIYRPPRSCHCATCDNCVEKFDHHCPWIGQCIGLRNYRFYLTFLVAALVFFTFNFAFCFWRIHQRLFVANTGLLGLLRNCPETVALASFSFVAIGLLGCLASYQVYLIAINQTFYENFRQRYAGSRNPYDKGILRNIKEALLVQLPPSRVNFCAEVTPREWFVRSNSNVG, encoded by the exons atggatccactcaagccGCGACCGGAAGAAACTGAAATCAGTCCAGAAGCCACGGAATCCATCACCCTTTCCGTCCCACCGGAAGTCGTATGTACCGACCGTCCCGTAAATGGCGACAAAAACGAAGTCGAAACTCATGTTGTCGAAGGGAAGAGCAACATTTTGGTTTCCTTGCGGGAAAGTCTAGTCGGAGCCAAAAAAGTTGTTCAGGAAAGATGGCTAAAATGTTTCTCGAGTGGCCGCTCGGATAGAACAAGAGCATACCAAGTTTGGCAGGGAAACaat gtgtttttttgtagaGGAAGACTCATATGCGGCCCGGATCCAAGAGGATTGCTCTTGACTGCCGTTTCCATTAGTCTGTCAAGTTGGATTTTCACAGTTTATATAGCACGCGATTTCCCGAATCGACCCAGTCTCATAATCGCattttccgttactttaaccctAATG GTTATTGTCAACTTGATAGCAGTTAGTGCGATCGATCCGGGCATTATTCCAAGGAACAATCAATCAGATGTTGAAGAAATTGGCACCGGTGATAGAACAAGGAGAAAGAGGGTAACTGTCAATGGGATGGTTGTAAAATTGAAGTACTGTCGGACTTGTAAGATTTATCGACCACCGAGAAGTTGCCACTGCGCCACATGCGACAACTGTGTCGAGAAATTCGATCACCATTGCCCCTGGATTGGTCAATGCATTGGATTG AGGAATTATCGGTTTTACTTGACATTTTTAGTCGCGGCCTTGGTATTCTTCACCTTCAATTTCGCCTTCTGCTTTTGGCGAATCCACCAAAGACTGTTCGTAGCAAACACCGGATTACTCGGCTTGCTAAGGAACTGCCCCGAAACAGTGGCATTAGCATCATTCAGTTTTGTTGCTATCGGACTCCTCGGTTGCCTTGCTTCTTACCAGGTGTACCTGATTGCAATAAACCAG ACATTTTATGAGAATTTCCGGCAACGCTACGCGGGCTCTCGAAACCCCTACGACAAAGGCATTTTGAGGAACATTAAGGAGGCCCTACTTGTTCAATTGCCGCCTTCTAGAGTCAATTTCTGCGCAGAAGTGACACCGAGGGAGTGGTTTGTACGCAGCAATAGTAATGTgggttga